The nucleotide window ACAGCGAGGGCAGTATTGACTTTCAAGTCTCGTTTCAGCTCAAACTCACTCAAATTGAAAGATGATGTGTTTTTTCATCAGCTTTTCGCCTGTAAAATTTTGAAAGCTTTTGATAACATGACAGTTCTCAGACCTTGAAGAATTTTCAACAGTAAACTTATCGTAGTCCCAACCGTCATTTTACTCACTTTCACTACTAAGCGAGTGTAATTGTTTGGCCTGAAATACAGCTTTGGGCTAAGAATAAGTAATCTGATTTGAAAAGCCATAATTCTCAGTCCAATAATGATTTCTCAGGTCAGTAAGCTTTCAACGCAAGAAAGTACTTGTCGTTCGAGTCCCTATAGAAGTATGACTATGAAAGGATAAAGCTCAAGCGTGGTTCGGTCGGGTCCTAGATGAATAAGAATTACCAAGGAAAGGATCAGGATGGGTTCTAATAAAATGCGAATTATCCAAAGAATCATAATTCATGCTTGATCAGATAAGATGAATCATGTGCATAATGGTACTAGGCTCAGAATCCTTGTTCAAATCAAAGAAGCCAAGACTGAATAAATATTGAATCTCCACTAAGGAAGGGATAATTACGGAATATCTAGGTAAATGCTGAGTAGGCACAATCCTATCAAGACTCTACCTCAACATGCCTATTTATGATGAGTCATCCCTATACATAGAAGAGGTTGTGTAACGTGAGAAGCCCTTTCAACTcaacaaacaactcaaaacacgGCTACGCAAAAACACTAATTATCCTAAACTTCTAGTCAACACGTCATCAGTTTGAATAAGTAAACAACATTGTATTGACAATCGGCgacatcttcaatttgaataaGTAAACAGCACTGGAGCCAGAACCAGACGATTTAGCAGCACCTTCTATCTGGACAAGTATACAATACTGCTTTTGGCtgattggttatctatccaaatCTCGTCCGGTGAAGAGTTATCTATTATTTCGCTCAAAGAGGTGACTTTATTACCTTCTCATCAAAGTGAAGCGTTCTATGATCGTTTACTACCAGGTGCATTTCATAGTTCAACATTCAGACGATTGAACCACGTTCATCATATAAACACTCATCTCCTTTGAGCATCTTTGCCCtttcaacatgatattgattcCACACACTTATATTCTCACCAATATAACTGAAGCAACTGAACCCAACGTACAAGATCATGAACTTCACAATGAATTAGTCACTTTGTCTTTAGGTTCTAGAACCCTAGGTTGAGAGGCATTCCTTCCTTGGGCGTAGTTGCTCAGGTGCAGAAGTCTGCAGTGCATTCGACACTGCCACGGCATCTATTCTACTCACTCGACCGAGCTTGGTCGCATTCACTATAAGAACGTAGTTAACTCAATAATTATTCGCTTGCATGTCACGTAAGccttataatttttaaagtgaacaataacaCAAAATGattttacaaataaaattaattagagcaTAACGAATAAATAGATGAATTGATTCACGTGTATGCTAATGCTATATGCTCTATGTAGAGCAAGTATGTggattttctgtattttttttgcatgtgaacattGGATTCGCATTTTTTAtgagtttaattattttttgttcgaAATTTATGagtataattattttttgttcgaAATTTATGAGTTGAAGACTTGAAACTGAAATTGCATTTCTccactaaaaaaataaataaaaaataaaaaaaagtaatgatATTCATGGTATATTTGtataccacatttttataccatCTTAGATGGaactaggattctctcccctcctctttccatcctcttccatcctctcctctcacattctcttattttgtctttctcttgctATAAAAAACTAATAGAagatattaacgtggcttaaccatgaccattCAATTAGGAGGGAAGGGAAAGGGAGCGAAAAAAAGAGGGGAGATAATCCTACTCCCCTTATGTGGCATCTGATGtagacagccacatcatttgaaaaacttgcaaaacccaaggaaatgaaggaaaaaaaactcATCGTATAtcataatcatcatttaattatgaTATACGATAGTATGAAAATATAGCACAAAAATATGATATGAAAATGTGGCATAAAAATATAGTATAAATAACattactcaaataaaaaaagcaaTTCGGTGCACTTATATAGCACGCACAGACAAACTCGAGAGAGCAACGCCCGTTCATAAAACAGCAGGCAACAAAACAAAGTGGCAGAACCAACACCAAATatgggagagattttttagtatgaCCGTCACACAAAATGATATACCACGTGTCGttatataaatggtgaaatATATGTGTTGAAAAGTTATTagtctaaaaaataaaatttctcatcacttacataaaaacacgtattGTATCATCCgttacaactaaaaatttcttcaaATATGGCAACAAAGATTCCTCCACAACGCCCGTTcggtaatatataatttttggtttttctaaTTTCCCAAAAGCTGCACTGAAACAGTGAAACTTGTTCCTCATGCAAAGCCCCAACTCACCCTCTCAAACCTTACGTGTCACCGCCTCCTCTCATATAAAACCACCACCTCGCCACCTCCTCTTTCTGCATCTCTATCCTTCCACTACAGTTCTCcaagctctctttctcttaaaCTCTCGCTCTCCACCCACCTCTCGTCAACAATGGCAGACCGTCCTCAGCCACACCATATCCAAGTTCGCCCCGCCCAGCCGCGCTATGGCGAGCACGAGTACGGTGAACATGGAGGATTTGGTGACGGTGGCCCCTCAGCCGGCCAAGTTCTTGCAGTGATAACCGGCCTTCCATTAGGTGGAACCCTACTAGCGCTTGCTGGTCTCACTCTCCTGGGGACAGTCATTGGTGCTCTCGTTGCGACCCCGctcttcatcatcttcagcCCGGTTCTTGTCCCTGCTCTTTTCGTCATCGGGCTTGCTGTCACCGGATTTCTGACCTCCGGGGCTTTTGGGCTGACTGGGCTGTCGGCGCTGTCTTGGATCACCAACTACCTCAGGAGGACACCCGTAGTGCCGGAGACCCTGGACGAGGCGAAGAGGCGCGCGGCGGAAATGGGAGAGTACGTGGGGCAGAAGACAAAGGAGGTTGGCCAGGACATCCAGAGTAAGTCCCACGAAACAAAGAGGCAAACCGGACATACTGAAAGTCGTTGAAGGGAATGGAAGGGAAGATATTTGAAGAGGTTTTCGACTTTTACGAACGAGGTTGCTTGTATATGAAAATGGAAGGGAAATAATGTTGTAAAACCTCTGTGGTTTTTTCTGTAATTTGATGTACGTCGCTGGCAACCTGTAGACTGGCAGTTCTTGTGTGTGTTTGCATTGTTGTGTTTATCGTATGCTCTCCAATCTATTGTATTGCAAATATCCGTTtgtgcactctctctctctctctcgatcgaTCGATCGATTGAATCTATCGCGACAATGGATGAACCCGTCCGATTTCCGAGCTAGATAAATAAAGAGAACCAATAACTCCTCTGAAACCACAATTAAGAAGTTTTATATGTCATGTTACATTTAAATTTGAACTCATTACAGTATGCTAGACTATACTCTTATGCTACAAATGAATACAAAATTCGAGAAGTTATCGGAACCCGATGAAATCGGTTTTCCGGTGGTACGGCAGACCAAAGGGTTTTCATTGAGGAGGATGCTCGGATTCGGCACCACCAGCTTCGGTCTCCATGTGAGTAGGCTCGTTTGCTTCGTTAGGCATCCAAAACTGAGAACGCTTGATGCAGCCGCGAACTGGCTCTGCGAGGAGCCCACTTCAAGCAAGATGGAACTCCGATGTGACTGTCCCAGCATGCCACCTACAGAGAATACCAATTGATAAGAGTCATTCGATAAGTTTATCTCACCATTATTCGATTTAAACCGACTCCTCTCACATGGTTTCATCACGTAAGGGTTTCTGAGAAATTCAAGCAACTAAAATACTGGCAGTTTTTCGGAGATAAACCGCGAAATACTAGCATCTAAAGTGATATTCAGTAAAACGTATGGATCCTACTGCCTTAAATAGACAAATAACAAGAAGCATTTCTATATgataaatgttgatgcacaaaaccggggcggtcttggaacaacgtaaatccgaccgtgaatctgcacaaacgctcaagaacatgaagaacacaaagaacacaaggattttatcgtggttcaccccaatgtttgggctacgtccacactgtagttAATTCTGTTTCTCTGTAATTGTATAGATACAAGTGTTTGAGGGGAAGTCccccagagagagaagagaagggagaggacAGCCTCGGTGGTGTGAGGACTCTCTCTCAAGGCTTCTAGCCTTTGTTTTCAGCTCTAGCCCTTAGAAATGAGGACTTAAGACCTGGTTTAGaatgagggggagtccccttttatagaataaggggctcctcctcttttacattTGTCGTGGGCTTAatgtgtgaggcccaaatacgaggcccaaggcccaaatacGAGGCCcaaatatatggtaccaacaggagtcccccaagtcttcagtcaagagagtcttttggctggagacttcaaatccagtccatgtgtgggccgaagtgacTGGATGCTGTCTTGAAACAATACTCAACATGAGTCAACGCTTAACATAAAGTAATACTCAGCTAGAGGTAGCACACGTTACGAGGTTGCCTGGCCGGAGGTGATGCccgttgcgaggctgcttggTTAGAGGCTTATGCTCGCATCGAGATGTTGCTCGGCTGGAGTCGATGCTCATTGCAAGGTTGCTTGGCTAGAGgcttatcgtggttcaccccaaggtttgggctacgtccacactgattgtattatatttctctgttgaagagggagagagagagcttagagcttagggggtgtgaggaagcttcgggtttgtgagggtgaggaggcccttttatagaataagggctcctcccctaattacatatttgccccttcctttattacataattacatttaagtccctcgagtatttatacgaggtctaaatacgaggccctaaatatggtataaacagtagtcccccaagtcttcagtcaagagagtcttttggctggagacttgaaattcagtccatgtgtgggccgaagtaactagatgttgtcttgaactgatgttcgatgtaaggcggtgctcaatctgaaatgatgctcaaccaaaagtagcacatgctgcgagactgctcggcttgtggcttatgttgccttggttggctcggcttgtggcgtttgaaggtgagggagtcccttttataaaataagggatcgctcctcagtacatgactaatgggttatgagtgatgctcgtggcgaggcggttgctcagctgacggcgatgct belongs to Malus sylvestris chromosome 17, drMalSylv7.2, whole genome shotgun sequence and includes:
- the LOC126610525 gene encoding oleosin Ara h 10.0102-like, with amino-acid sequence MADRPQPHHIQVRPAQPRYGEHEYGEHGGFGDGGPSAGQVLAVITGLPLGGTLLALAGLTLLGTVIGALVATPLFIIFSPVLVPALFVIGLAVTGFLTSGAFGLTGLSALSWITNYLRRTPVVPETLDEAKRRAAEMGEYVGQKTKEVGQDIQSKSHETKRQTGHTESR